The DNA region TCACTTGTTCCAATAAAGTCATTGTCATGTAGTTTCACCCGTTTTCTTTTCCAGTGGCCTCCGCATCAAAGTAAGCACGCAGAGGATCAAAATCATGGAAGGTATGATAAAGTTGTCCCCGTTAAAAATAAAGAGGCATAACACAGATAGCCCCAACCCCAGTAACGCGCTGTGATGTGTTGTTTCTTTCAGCCATTGTTCGATGAAGATGACCACAAATAAAGCCGTCATCACAAACTCAAGTCCTTCCATGTTTATTTGAACTAGTGACCCAAACAGTCCCCCAATGGTAGCGCCAAGCACCCAATAGATGTGATTAAGCAAGGTAACGAAGAACATGTACCACCCTTTATTCACCCCTTGCGGTATTTGGGCGGTGTAATTAATGGAGAACGTTTCATCACA from Paenibacillus macerans includes:
- the azlC gene encoding azaleucine resistance protein AzlC, yielding MTNRSELQLAFRAAFPATIPILAGFLFLGIAYGIFMNISGFGAGYAFLMSLLIFAGSMEFVAVHLLLGAFNPLGAFFLALMVNARHLFYGISMLEKFKGSGLKKIYLIFGMCDETFSINYTAQIPQGVNKGWYMFFVTLLNHIYWVLGATIGGLFGSLVQINMEGLEFVMTALFVVIFIEQWLKETTHHSALLGLGLSVLCLFIFNGDNFIIPSMILILCVLTLMRRPLEKKTGETT